The DNA window TTTTGCAAATGTAAGCACAAAAAATGGATGAAAAATTCTTACTCATTGCACTTAAATACATACCTCAAATCGGCGATATTCTGGCGCGTAAAATTCTTCATCAGCTTTCCTTGACCGACATTTTTTTTTCTTCTGAATCATGGCTCATTAAATCAGGCAAGCTACCTCCTCGCCTAGCTAAAAATATTGTCAGATTCAAAGAAGAAGCATTAAAACGAACAGAACATGAAATTAAAATCCTCCAACAACAAAATATTGGCTTTTTATCCATCCTAGATGATTTTTACCCTTCCCGTCTCCGCAACTGTGAAGATGCCCCTCTTTACCTTTTCTATAAAGGCAATCTCGATGTTTTACAAATGAAATATCAGCTTTCAGTTGTTGGTACGCGTAATATTACCAGTTATGGTAAAAAATTAACAGAGCAACTGATTCAATCACTATCTGCACTTCCTATATGTATTATCAGTGGATTGGCAGCTGGTGTTGACACCATTGCTCATGAAGAAGCTTTACGGAACAATTTGCCTACCGTTGCCGTGCTTGGACATGGTTTCTCCTATATTTATCCTGCCGAAAATAAAAGTCTTGCCCTTCGAATTGTGGAACGTGGTCTTCTTCTTACAGAGTATCTCTCAGACGTAAAACCTGAAAAAATAAACTTTCCTCAAAGAAATCGAATTATTGCTGGATTGAGTGATGCTGTCGTTGTCGTAGAATCTGGAAAAAAGGGTGGAGCTCTCATTACTGCTGATCTTGCTTTCAACTATGACAGAGACGTTTTTGCCTTTCCTGGCAATGTATCGCATGAAAAAAGCCAAGGTTGCCATTGGCTCATCAAAACTCAACGAGCTAGTCTTATAGAATGTGGCGAGGATTTGATCAAAGCCATGAAATGGGATGGAAAAGTTAATTCATTTCCATCGTTTCAATCCATTCTCCCCTTGGCTAGTCTTACAGAACAAGCTCGTCAGGTATTGCAATTTATCGAGCAAAATCAACCTTGTACATTGGATGATTTATATAAAAAATTTTCTATCCTTCCTTCTGAATTATCTTCTATTTTGCTTGAACTGGAATTGGAAGGTTTGATTCGTTCTTTGCCTGGTAAACATTACGTCGTTAGCTAATCTTATTAAAATAACCTAAATTTGAATCATGGAAAAAATACTTGTTTGGTTCTTTTCTTTTATTTTCTCTTATGTTTCTTTTTCCCAGGGTATTATTCGTGGCATGTGGAGAGACCATTTTCCTTACTTTAATCTAAAACACATAGAAGTCTCCCCATTTGGTGTTTGGGCAGCTAGTGATCATGCATTGTTTTTGCTTGACAAAAAAACCGAAGAAATACAACGCTTTTCAAGGATTAATGGTCTTCATGAGGCTCTCGTAACAGCAATAGCTTGGGATTCGTTGTA is part of the Bacteroidales bacterium genome and encodes:
- the dprA gene encoding DNA-processing protein DprA, with product MDEKFLLIALKYIPQIGDILARKILHQLSLTDIFFSSESWLIKSGKLPPRLAKNIVRFKEEALKRTEHEIKILQQQNIGFLSILDDFYPSRLRNCEDAPLYLFYKGNLDVLQMKYQLSVVGTRNITSYGKKLTEQLIQSLSALPICIISGLAAGVDTIAHEEALRNNLPTVAVLGHGFSYIYPAENKSLALRIVERGLLLTEYLSDVKPEKINFPQRNRIIAGLSDAVVVVESGKKGGALITADLAFNYDRDVFAFPGNVSHEKSQGCHWLIKTQRASLIECGEDLIKAMKWDGKVNSFPSFQSILPLASLTEQARQVLQFIEQNQPCTLDDLYKKFSILPSELSSILLELELEGLIRSLPGKHYVVS